The Chryseobacterium suipulveris genome window below encodes:
- the porZ gene encoding type IX secretion system anionic LPS delivery protein PorZ gives MMKKILPFLLIVCSVHVFAQTITSSRWSDLFSYNNVLAIREDNGKLIAATENGIFFYTPATGEITKLSKANGLHEVKITAFDYNPATKIGLVGYKSGAMDVITPEGITYVVDIPIATGYSGSKKINHISINGNLAVVSAGYGVSVFRLDRKEFAESAFFINSGIYEAAREAVIRDNKVYVITATGLKSHEIDVSFPVYSTWNLVQAGNFTHIAGNSEMLVFSNKNSVYYGTGASFVTLTKSFWEVKDIVITDSDFTVSGLQEITVFNFSGASIKERTGSPIYNTGIYVDSKIYGGSVDSGIISDSGEHIKPDGPYNNMSYKINVQGSQIVISTGGRDAYNDPLYNYFGYYHFDGTKWIYPDFFKTFPGPLNVLDAAINPAKPSEIFFVNYSSYDGQKGIYRMENDEYKNIYASSGGWVNRVGGITFDENNQLFVSVSALQDGNSGFYYYNPSLDSFSLVGVVNSGAVQRPFSKEGILFIPSPFFNGGGLIIYDYKNTPSSLGDDRFKIIRKTNNLPADGVVAASIDKNNDVWIGTRVGLRILQNPSSAINEDNPKAEPIIIEENGLGEELFRDSSILSIEVDGGNQKWISIDDGGVFYLSSTGEQTIHHFTRENSPLPTNSVTDIKVDNKTGKVYFVTLDGVVVYQGDVQDVSENFGDVLVYPNPVVYSKYKGNVRIRGLAEKTNIRITDAAGNLVHQAVSRGGYYEWNLNNQRGVRVASGIYFVLMTNADGTDTATAKIAVVN, from the coding sequence ATGATGAAAAAAATACTTCCTTTTTTATTGATAGTTTGCTCGGTACATGTCTTCGCACAGACTATTACATCCAGCAGATGGAGCGACCTGTTTTCTTACAATAATGTTTTGGCAATTCGTGAAGATAATGGAAAATTGATTGCAGCCACGGAAAATGGGATTTTCTTTTACACACCGGCAACAGGCGAAATCACCAAGTTATCGAAAGCGAACGGACTACATGAAGTAAAGATTACCGCATTTGACTATAATCCTGCAACAAAAATTGGTCTCGTCGGCTATAAAAGTGGCGCGATGGATGTAATTACACCTGAAGGTATTACCTATGTTGTTGATATTCCTATAGCAACTGGTTATTCGGGTTCCAAAAAGATCAACCATATTTCGATTAATGGAAATTTGGCGGTAGTTTCTGCAGGTTACGGAGTTTCTGTTTTTAGACTGGACAGAAAGGAATTTGCAGAATCCGCATTTTTCATCAATAGCGGAATTTACGAAGCTGCGCGAGAAGCTGTAATTAGAGACAATAAAGTTTATGTAATAACAGCAACAGGATTAAAATCTCACGAAATTGACGTTTCATTTCCTGTTTATTCTACATGGAATCTAGTTCAGGCAGGAAATTTCACACATATTGCGGGTAACAGCGAAATGTTGGTTTTTTCAAATAAGAATTCAGTTTATTACGGAACGGGAGCTTCTTTTGTCACTTTGACTAAAAGTTTCTGGGAAGTAAAAGACATTGTAATCACTGATTCCGATTTCACTGTGAGCGGATTGCAGGAAATTACTGTTTTTAATTTTTCTGGTGCGAGTATTAAAGAGAGGACAGGTTCCCCTATTTACAATACGGGAATATATGTTGATTCGAAAATTTATGGAGGATCTGTAGATTCTGGTATAATCAGTGATTCCGGAGAACATATAAAACCAGACGGACCTTATAATAATATGTCTTACAAAATCAATGTCCAGGGAAGTCAAATTGTAATTTCAACTGGAGGTAGAGATGCGTATAATGATCCGCTTTACAATTATTTTGGATATTATCATTTCGATGGCACAAAATGGATATATCCTGATTTTTTTAAGACTTTTCCAGGACCACTCAATGTATTGGACGCCGCAATTAATCCGGCAAAACCATCTGAAATATTTTTTGTAAACTACTCTTCTTATGATGGACAGAAAGGAATATACAGAATGGAGAATGATGAATATAAAAATATTTATGCCAGTTCTGGAGGTTGGGTGAACCGTGTAGGAGGAATAACATTTGACGAAAATAATCAGCTTTTTGTATCAGTTTCTGCTCTCCAGGATGGTAATTCAGGATTTTATTATTATAATCCTTCACTTGACAGTTTTAGTTTAGTGGGTGTTGTGAATTCCGGTGCTGTACAGCGACCTTTTTCCAAAGAGGGAATTTTGTTCATACCTTCACCATTTTTTAATGGAGGCGGTTTAATTATTTATGATTACAAGAATACGCCGTCCTCATTGGGAGATGACAGGTTCAAAATTATTCGTAAAACCAACAACCTTCCTGCAGACGGAGTTGTAGCTGCAAGTATCGATAAGAATAACGATGTTTGGATCGGAACCAGGGTAGGTCTCCGTATTTTGCAAAACCCCTCATCTGCAATCAATGAAGACAATCCTAAAGCAGAACCTATTATCATAGAAGAAAATGGCTTAGGTGAAGAATTGTTTAGAGACAGCAGCATTCTAAGTATCGAAGTTGATGGAGGGAATCAGAAATGGATTTCGATTGATGATGGCGGTGTCTTTTACCTAAGTTCGACTGGAGAACAAACAATCCATCATTTTACAAGAGAAAACTCACCGTTGCCAACCAACAGCGTGACCGATATTAAGGTTGATAATAAGACAGGGAAGGTCTATTTCGTTACATTAGATGGTGTCGTAGTTTACCAAGGAGATGTGCAGGATGTCTCGGAAAATTTCGGTGATGTACTGGTTTATCCAAATCCCGTTGTGTATTCCAAATACAAAGGGAATGTAAGAATTAGGGGATTGGCTGAAAAAACAAATATCAGAATTACGGATGCGGCCGGAAATCTCGTTCACCAAGCCGTATCGAGAGGTGGTTATTATGAATGGAATCTCAATAACCAAAGAGGAGTAAGAGTAGCTTCAGGAATTTATTTTGTTCTGATGACCAACGCCGATGGAACGGATACTGCAACAGCCAAGATTGCAGTAGTAAATTAA
- a CDS encoding bifunctional metallophosphatase/5'-nucleotidase has protein sequence MNRKQFLKTIGGGTLAMTLVPNLLLAENLKIVEKNSAKKLTILHTNDQHSRIEPFDSSYSRNPNQGGFARRAALIQKFRKEENNILLLDSGDIFQGTPYFNFFGGELEFKLMSMMGYDAATMGNHDFDNGLEGFKKVLPNAKFPFICSNYDFKNTILDGQTVPYKVFDKGGIKVGIFGVGIELAGLVGKKSYGETVYQDPIEIAQHYADLLRNEKKCDMVICLSHLGYEFKDVPTKVSDKILAAKTSGIDLILGGHTHTFLPEPQSFTNKNGANVLVNQVGWAGLLLGKIDFYFDKNKNVKNISWSNHVIDDRIIV, from the coding sequence ATGAATAGAAAGCAATTCCTGAAAACGATTGGTGGCGGAACTTTGGCGATGACACTTGTGCCGAATTTGCTTTTGGCGGAAAATCTCAAAATTGTCGAGAAGAATTCCGCAAAAAAGTTGACTATTCTTCATACCAATGATCAGCACAGCCGGATTGAACCGTTTGATTCGAGCTACAGCAGAAATCCAAATCAGGGAGGTTTTGCAAGAAGAGCCGCTTTGATTCAGAAATTCAGAAAAGAAGAAAACAATATCCTCTTGCTCGATTCGGGCGATATTTTTCAGGGAACGCCGTACTTTAACTTTTTTGGTGGCGAACTGGAATTCAAGCTGATGTCGATGATGGGATATGACGCCGCGACGATGGGGAACCACGATTTCGACAATGGTTTGGAGGGTTTTAAGAAAGTATTGCCCAATGCGAAATTTCCGTTCATCTGCTCCAATTATGATTTTAAGAATACCATTTTAGATGGGCAAACCGTTCCTTACAAAGTTTTTGACAAGGGTGGAATCAAGGTTGGGATTTTCGGTGTCGGAATCGAATTGGCAGGTTTGGTTGGAAAGAAAAGCTACGGAGAAACTGTCTACCAAGACCCAATCGAGATTGCACAGCATTATGCGGATCTTCTTCGAAACGAGAAGAAATGCGACATGGTGATCTGTCTTTCGCACCTTGGCTACGAATTTAAGGATGTTCCGACCAAAGTTTCAGATAAAATCCTCGCTGCGAAAACAAGCGGTATCGACCTGATTTTGGGAGGCCATACTCATACTTTTTTACCTGAACCGCAATCCTTTACCAACAAAAATGGGGCAAATGTTTTGGTCAACCAAGTAGGTTGGGCGGGACTTCTTTTGGGGAAAATCGATTTTTATTTCGATAAAAACAAAAACGTGAAAAATATTTCATGGAGTAACCATGTTATAGATGATAGAATTATAGTTTAA
- a CDS encoding 5'-nucleotidase C-terminal domain-containing protein, whose product MKNRFLIPVLAFLALTSCRTALSVANAATEKNILLTTDLPEDPAFKKVIEPYKVELEGKMNTKISYTAVDLNKQGDNSNLGNLLADYTFEGADDWAKKNGIPGGVDAAVINVGGIRSTIGKGDILMKHIYEVMPFENEVMIVKMKGSDLKGLYDYYARTQKNNPVSRLYIETDNGMSVKELINGKEVEPAKNYYIATSDYLALGGDNMAYFGKGELISTGIKLRELFIEKFRANSEIVPPKDIRLLFKNKKNKTNE is encoded by the coding sequence ATGAAGAACAGATTTCTGATTCCTGTTTTGGCTTTCCTGGCGCTCACTTCATGCAGAACTGCTTTGTCGGTCGCGAATGCAGCTACTGAGAAAAATATTTTATTGACCACGGATTTGCCTGAAGATCCTGCTTTTAAAAAGGTCATCGAACCGTATAAAGTGGAGCTTGAGGGAAAGATGAATACAAAGATTTCGTACACCGCGGTGGATTTGAACAAGCAGGGAGACAACAGTAACCTTGGAAATCTTTTGGCGGATTACACCTTTGAAGGTGCGGATGACTGGGCGAAGAAAAACGGAATTCCTGGCGGAGTTGACGCGGCAGTGATCAATGTGGGCGGAATCCGTTCCACGATTGGTAAAGGCGATATTTTGATGAAGCATATTTACGAAGTAATGCCGTTTGAAAATGAAGTGATGATCGTAAAAATGAAAGGTTCAGATCTGAAGGGGCTTTACGATTATTATGCCAGAACACAGAAAAACAATCCTGTCTCCCGACTTTATATCGAGACCGACAACGGAATGTCGGTAAAGGAACTCATCAACGGGAAGGAAGTGGAGCCGGCGAAAAATTACTATATCGCGACATCGGATTATTTGGCGTTAGGTGGCGACAATATGGCTTATTTTGGTAAAGGTGAGCTGATCTCGACAGGAATAAAGTTGAGGGAGCTCTTCATCGAAAAATTCCGAGCGAATTCTGAAATCGTACCTCCGAAAGATATCCGCCTACTTTTTAAAAACAAGAAAAACAAGACCAATGAATAG
- the dapA gene encoding 4-hydroxy-tetrahydrodipicolinate synthase has translation MSILKGVGVALVTPFNEDLSVDYDSMTKLVDYNIANGTNYLVVLGTTAEAATLSAEDKKQVTEHIVKINNGRVPLVLGIGGNNTLEVKKQIEETDLSAFEAVLSVSPYYNKPNQEGLYQHYKILAGTGKKIIIYNVPSRTGQNIEPSTTLRLAKDFPNLYMIKEAAPNILQYFDILRQKPEGFNLVSGDDEYTLPVTLAGGNGVISVIGQGYPKEFSTMVQLAFDGKVKEAYEIHNKLVEITRLIFAEGNPAGIKTVLAEKGIIKNYLRLPLVAASAGLQERIKQEMAKI, from the coding sequence ATGAGCATTTTAAAAGGAGTGGGTGTTGCGTTGGTAACGCCTTTCAATGAGGATTTATCGGTTGATTACGATTCAATGACCAAACTGGTGGATTACAATATTGCAAACGGGACCAATTACCTCGTGGTTTTGGGAACTACCGCAGAAGCTGCAACACTTTCAGCAGAAGATAAAAAGCAGGTAACCGAACATATCGTGAAGATCAACAACGGACGCGTTCCCCTGGTTTTGGGAATCGGCGGAAACAATACTTTGGAAGTAAAAAAACAGATCGAGGAAACCGATCTTTCCGCATTCGAAGCGGTGCTATCTGTGTCGCCATATTACAACAAACCCAATCAGGAAGGACTTTACCAACATTATAAAATTTTGGCGGGAACTGGCAAGAAAATCATCATCTACAATGTTCCATCCAGAACGGGGCAAAATATCGAGCCGTCTACAACGCTGCGTTTGGCAAAAGACTTCCCGAACCTGTACATGATCAAGGAAGCTGCACCGAACATTCTGCAGTACTTTGATATTTTAAGGCAAAAACCTGAAGGATTCAATCTCGTTTCGGGAGATGATGAATATACTTTACCGGTAACTTTAGCCGGTGGAAACGGTGTGATTTCCGTAATCGGACAGGGTTACCCGAAAGAATTCTCAACAATGGTGCAGCTCGCTTTCGACGGAAAAGTGAAGGAAGCATACGAAATCCACAACAAGTTGGTCGAAATTACCCGACTGATTTTCGCGGAAGGAAATCCTGCGGGAATCAAAACTGTTTTGGCAGAAAAGGGAATCATCAAGAATTATCTGCGACTTCCACTGGTTGCGGCGAGTGCAGGTTTGCAGGAAAGAATTAAACAGGAAATGGCGAAGATTTAG
- a CDS encoding ABC transporter substrate-binding protein gives MKIISLVPSITETLFDFGLTKNQIVGRTKFCIHPKNLVREVEVIGGTKNLNIEKIKSINPDFIIANKEENEKLQVEELAKDFKVWVTNVGNLEDNYYFLKMLGNHLGMAEKAQLFNLKIQEVMNVAPPKTPLKVCYLIWKNPYMTVGGDTFISDVLTKLGFENIFKNRKRYPEISVEEMKEADCIFLSSEPFPFQQKHIDELQELLAGKKIMLVDGEAFSWFGTHLAKREKYFDDLLKIVATKL, from the coding sequence ATGAAAATTATTTCACTGGTTCCGAGTATTACAGAGACGCTTTTTGATTTTGGACTGACCAAAAATCAAATTGTGGGAAGAACCAAATTCTGCATTCACCCGAAAAATTTGGTGAGAGAGGTAGAGGTCATCGGTGGTACAAAAAACCTGAACATTGAAAAAATAAAGTCCATCAACCCCGATTTCATCATTGCCAATAAGGAAGAAAACGAAAAATTACAGGTAGAGGAACTGGCAAAAGATTTCAAAGTTTGGGTGACCAACGTCGGGAATTTAGAAGACAATTACTATTTCCTGAAAATGTTGGGCAACCATTTGGGAATGGCGGAAAAGGCGCAACTCTTCAATCTGAAAATTCAGGAGGTGATGAATGTTGCTCCGCCAAAAACTCCACTAAAAGTTTGTTATCTGATCTGGAAAAATCCCTATATGACGGTTGGTGGAGATACATTCATTAGTGATGTTCTAACGAAGCTTGGGTTTGAAAATATTTTTAAAAACAGAAAAAGATATCCCGAAATTTCAGTGGAAGAAATGAAGGAAGCGGACTGTATTTTTCTTTCTTCGGAACCGTTTCCCTTTCAGCAAAAACATATCGACGAATTACAGGAATTGCTTGCGGGCAAGAAAATAATGTTGGTCGATGGTGAAGCTTTCTCATGGTTCGGAACGCATTTGGCGAAACGCGAGAAGTATTTTGATGACTTGCTAAAAATTGTTGCCACAAAACTTTAA
- the mgtE gene encoding magnesium transporter, which produces MSYFCSSYQIAVETQELIFNPADIAETLSELPVKERVLSFLKVPKQYKAEVFSHLDPDFQEDTIRNIGSEEVSEILNAMTPDDRTALFEDFPDELIKYSINHLNPQERRIALKLLGYDADSIARLMTPYYIQIRKEWTVKRCLQQIKKVGKKVETMNHLYVVDERNRLIDDIALGSLLLAEEDDLVSDITDNHFVAITTTTSKEDAVQYFEKYDRTALPIVTEAGVLVGIVTIDDILDQIEQQNTEDIQKFGGVEALDDPYIQTHWFEMIKKRGLWLIVLFFLQLITASVMGFYENEIEKAVVLALFIPLIISSGGNSGSQAATLIIRAMALQEITIKDWWRVMRKELVTGFVLGAFLGIIGFLRIMIWHKMGWFDYGQNWLFVGISAGISLAMIVLWGTLSGSMVPFILKRFNLDPATSSAPFVATLVDVTGLIIYFSIAGLFLTGKLL; this is translated from the coding sequence TTGAGCTATTTTTGCAGTTCTTATCAAATTGCTGTGGAAACCCAGGAACTCATTTTCAATCCGGCAGATATCGCAGAAACGCTGAGCGAACTTCCCGTTAAAGAACGGGTTTTGTCGTTCCTGAAAGTTCCGAAACAGTACAAAGCGGAAGTTTTTTCGCACCTTGATCCCGATTTCCAGGAAGATACGATTAGAAATATCGGCAGCGAAGAGGTTTCTGAAATTCTGAACGCAATGACTCCGGATGACAGGACTGCACTTTTCGAGGATTTTCCCGACGAACTCATCAAGTATTCCATCAACCACCTCAATCCTCAGGAAAGGAGAATTGCCCTAAAACTTTTGGGTTACGATGCGGATTCCATTGCGAGGTTGATGACGCCGTACTACATCCAGATCCGAAAAGAATGGACGGTGAAAAGGTGTCTTCAGCAAATAAAAAAAGTCGGCAAAAAGGTGGAAACGATGAACCACCTTTACGTGGTCGATGAAAGAAACCGCCTGATCGACGACATCGCACTCGGTTCGCTGCTTCTGGCGGAAGAGGATGATCTGGTCTCGGATATTACCGACAATCATTTTGTGGCGATTACGACGACAACTTCCAAAGAGGACGCGGTACAGTATTTCGAAAAATATGACAGAACCGCACTTCCGATTGTTACCGAAGCTGGAGTTTTGGTAGGGATCGTAACGATCGACGACATTCTCGACCAGATCGAACAACAGAATACCGAAGACATCCAGAAATTCGGTGGGGTTGAAGCGCTTGATGATCCCTACATTCAAACCCATTGGTTCGAAATGATCAAGAAGCGTGGACTTTGGCTGATTGTGCTTTTCTTTCTGCAGCTGATCACTGCTTCTGTCATGGGTTTCTACGAAAATGAAATCGAAAAAGCTGTGGTTTTGGCACTCTTTATCCCGCTGATTATTTCCAGTGGCGGTAACTCCGGTTCGCAGGCGGCAACGCTGATCATTCGTGCGATGGCGCTTCAGGAAATTACGATTAAAGACTGGTGGAGGGTGATGCGCAAGGAACTGGTGACAGGATTTGTTCTCGGTGCTTTTCTTGGGATTATCGGTTTCCTCAGAATCATGATCTGGCATAAAATGGGATGGTTTGATTACGGTCAGAATTGGCTTTTTGTGGGGATAAGTGCTGGAATTTCTCTAGCAATGATCGTCCTTTGGGGAACGCTTTCGGGTTCGATGGTTCCCTTTATTCTGAAAAGGTTCAACCTTGATCCTGCAACTTCTTCTGCGCCGTTTGTCGCTACTTTGGTGGATGTGACCGGACTGATTATCTACTTCTCGATTGCCGGACTTTTCCTCACCGGAAAATTATTGTAA
- a CDS encoding pyruvate decarboxylase gives MAVFLQQYRIMKKNYFLPILSVLILAVFTGCHPAKAQGIFNRDAKVQKVIYFNPEVFPDIPEIQEPTYSSFFSAVSDQVAKFRNYRMLRVDANIPFDSSEVQSIREFCENNNADLAVVPKVKFFKVGLGKYVFSNQVVVSLKLYDAKGNFITETDYDTYRKNARLLGSAENSIKIGTNGAMKNLGKNLRKIRKDIVPPIEN, from the coding sequence ATGGCAGTATTTTTGCAACAATACAGAATAATGAAAAAAAACTATTTCCTTCCTATACTTTCAGTTCTGATCCTTGCTGTTTTTACCGGTTGTCATCCGGCAAAAGCACAGGGTATTTTCAACAGGGACGCGAAGGTTCAGAAGGTGATTTACTTCAATCCTGAAGTTTTCCCCGACATTCCGGAAATTCAGGAACCTACCTATTCTTCATTTTTTTCTGCAGTTTCAGACCAGGTCGCAAAATTCAGGAATTACCGAATGCTCAGAGTTGACGCCAATATTCCTTTTGATTCCTCCGAAGTTCAGTCCATCAGAGAATTTTGTGAAAATAATAACGCAGATTTGGCGGTGGTTCCCAAAGTGAAGTTCTTCAAAGTGGGATTGGGGAAATATGTTTTCTCGAACCAGGTCGTGGTGAGTTTGAAACTGTACGACGCAAAAGGCAATTTCATCACCGAAACCGATTACGACACCTACAGAAAAAATGCGCGACTTTTAGGTTCCGCCGAGAACTCCATTAAAATCGGTACAAACGGTGCCATGAAAAATCTTGGAAAAAATTTGCGGAAAATCCGAAAAGATATCGTACCGCCAATCGAGAATTAA
- the rpsO gene encoding 30S ribosomal protein S15, with protein sequence MYLTTDKKKEIFAKHGKSDADTGSAEGQVALFTFRINHLSQHLKKNQKDFNTEKSLVKLVGKRKRLLDYLKNKDINRYRAIIAELGLRK encoded by the coding sequence ATGTACTTAACAACCGACAAGAAGAAAGAAATCTTCGCAAAACACGGAAAGTCTGATGCAGACACAGGAAGCGCGGAAGGACAAGTTGCCCTTTTCACCTTCAGAATCAACCACTTATCCCAACACCTTAAAAAGAACCAAAAAGATTTCAACACTGAAAAATCTTTGGTGAAACTGGTAGGTAAAAGAAAAAGACTGTTGGATTATCTTAAAAACAAAGATATCAACCGTTACAGAGCGATTATCGCTGAACTTGGTTTGAGAAAATAA
- a CDS encoding GlsB/YeaQ/YmgE family stress response membrane protein, translated as MGILWTLIIGAIAGWLGAQIFKGGSLGLIGNIVVGIVGGFIGYWLLGTTFGTEIIGQILTGAVGSIVLLAIVNLFTRGKAV; from the coding sequence ATGGGAATTTTATGGACACTTATTATCGGAGCCATCGCAGGTTGGCTTGGTGCACAAATTTTTAAAGGCGGAAGTCTTGGATTAATCGGAAATATCGTAGTAGGAATCGTGGGTGGTTTTATCGGATATTGGTTGTTAGGAACCACTTTCGGTACAGAAATTATCGGTCAGATTCTTACAGGAGCAGTTGGCTCAATTGTTTTGCTCGCAATCGTGAATTTATTTACGAGAGGTAAGGCAGTTTAA
- a CDS encoding polyribonucleotide nucleotidyltransferase: MNAPQAIIEKFQLKDGREISIETGRLAKQANGSVVVKCGGTMLLATVVANKDANPGVDFLPLTVDYREKFYAGGKIPGNFFRREARPSDEEILTMRLVDRVLRPLFPEDFHAEVQVMISLISYDKEAMPEDLAGLAASAAIAITDIPFNGPMSEVRVVRIDGQLSVNPSFENLKLADLDIMVGATKDSIVMVEGIMDEVSEQEMIEAIQYAHDEIKVQIAAQERLAERVGKAFPKREYSHEEHNEEIREKVWRETYDKVYAVAKTPSAKEERHDNFAAVLEEFLSQYSEEERAEVEPFAKIYYHDVEKEAMRQMILNDKIRLDGRDPQTIRPIWSEIDYLPGAHGSAIFTRGETQSLTAVTLGSIKDANMVDSVASQHDEKFFLHYNFPPFSTGEARPLRGTSRREVGHGNLAQRALQNMIPEENPYTVRVVSDILESNGSSSMATVCAGTLALMDAGIQIKKPVSGIAMGLITDPKSGKFTVLSDILGDEDHLGDMDFKVTGTADGITACQMDIKIQGLTMDIMTTALNQAKEGRLHILGEILKTIDKPRADVKPHAPKMEVLEIPKDFIGAVIGPGGKIIQQMQKDFDTVIAIEEIGEIGRIEISGVSRESINATIAAINEITFVPVVGEVYKGKVVKVMDFGAFVAIAKGTEGLLHISEIEWKRLDKVPYKEGDEVEVKFMGYDDRKKMKLSRKVLLPRPPRPEGKPRQDRPERQDRPQNNEGQKPEGANNEG, translated from the coding sequence ATGAATGCTCCACAAGCAATTATTGAAAAATTTCAATTAAAAGACGGGAGAGAAATCTCCATTGAGACTGGACGTCTCGCGAAACAAGCGAACGGTTCAGTAGTCGTAAAATGTGGCGGAACAATGCTTTTAGCAACTGTTGTAGCCAACAAAGACGCAAATCCGGGGGTGGATTTCCTTCCACTTACGGTTGATTACAGAGAAAAATTCTACGCAGGGGGAAAAATCCCTGGAAATTTCTTCAGAAGAGAAGCAAGACCTTCCGACGAAGAAATCTTAACGATGAGATTGGTGGACAGAGTTCTTCGACCGCTTTTCCCTGAAGATTTCCACGCTGAAGTTCAGGTGATGATTTCCCTGATTTCTTATGACAAAGAAGCAATGCCGGAAGATTTGGCTGGATTAGCCGCTTCTGCTGCGATCGCAATTACCGACATTCCTTTCAACGGACCGATGTCTGAAGTAAGAGTGGTAAGAATCGACGGACAGCTTTCCGTAAACCCAAGTTTTGAAAACCTGAAATTGGCGGACCTCGATATTATGGTCGGAGCAACAAAAGACTCAATCGTAATGGTAGAAGGAATTATGGACGAAGTTTCTGAGCAGGAAATGATCGAAGCCATCCAATATGCCCACGACGAAATCAAAGTTCAGATCGCCGCTCAGGAAAGATTGGCGGAAAGAGTTGGGAAAGCGTTCCCAAAAAGAGAGTACTCGCACGAAGAACACAACGAGGAAATCCGCGAAAAAGTTTGGAGAGAAACTTATGATAAAGTTTATGCTGTAGCAAAAACCCCATCTGCAAAAGAAGAAAGACACGACAACTTCGCAGCGGTTCTGGAGGAATTCCTTTCACAATATTCTGAAGAAGAAAGAGCCGAAGTTGAGCCATTCGCGAAAATCTACTACCACGACGTAGAAAAAGAGGCGATGCGCCAAATGATCCTGAACGACAAAATCCGTCTGGATGGACGTGACCCGCAAACAATCCGCCCGATCTGGTCAGAAATCGACTATCTTCCGGGAGCTCACGGTTCTGCAATTTTCACCAGAGGTGAAACGCAATCGTTGACAGCAGTAACTTTAGGTTCCATTAAAGATGCAAATATGGTGGATTCGGTAGCTTCCCAACACGACGAGAAATTCTTCCTCCACTACAACTTCCCTCCGTTCTCAACCGGTGAAGCAAGACCATTGAGAGGAACTTCAAGAAGAGAAGTTGGTCACGGAAACCTTGCTCAGAGAGCACTCCAGAATATGATTCCTGAAGAAAACCCATACACAGTTCGTGTTGTTTCCGATATTTTGGAATCGAACGGTTCATCGTCAATGGCGACAGTTTGTGCAGGAACTTTGGCTTTGATGGACGCGGGAATCCAGATCAAGAAACCGGTTTCCGGAATCGCGATGGGATTGATTACCGATCCGAAGTCGGGCAAATTCACCGTACTTTCTGATATTCTTGGTGACGAAGACCACCTTGGAGATATGGACTTCAAAGTGACCGGAACTGCGGACGGAATCACGGCTTGCCAAATGGACATCAAAATCCAGGGATTGACGATGGATATTATGACCACCGCTTTGAACCAGGCAAAAGAAGGCCGTCTCCACATCCTTGGTGAAATCCTGAAAACCATCGACAAACCAAGAGCCGACGTGAAACCGCACGCTCCGAAAATGGAAGTTCTGGAAATCCCGAAAGACTTCATCGGTGCAGTGATCGGACCTGGTGGAAAAATCATCCAGCAGATGCAGAAAGATTTCGATACCGTAATTGCAATCGAAGAAATCGGCGAGATTGGAAGAATCGAAATTTCCGGTGTAAGCAGAGAAAGCATCAATGCAACCATCGCTGCAATTAATGAAATTACTTTCGTTCCGGTTGTAGGTGAAGTTTATAAAGGAAAAGTGGTGAAAGTGATGGACTTCGGTGCATTCGTAGCAATCGCTAAAGGAACCGAAGGTCTTCTTCACATTTCTGAAATCGAATGGAAAAGATTAGACAAAGTTCCTTATAAAGAAGGCGACGAAGTGGAAGTGAAATTTATGGGTTACGACGACCGTAAGAAAATGAAACTTTCAAGAAAAGTACTTTTACCAAGACCACCAAGACCAGAAGGAAAACCAAGACAGGACCGACCTGAAAGACAGGATCGCCCTCAAAACAACGAGGGACAAAAACCTGAAGGTGCAAACAACGAAGGATAA